The following are encoded together in the Bradysia coprophila strain Holo2 unplaced genomic scaffold, BU_Bcop_v1 contig_94, whole genome shotgun sequence genome:
- the LOC119084836 gene encoding uncharacterized protein LOC119084836 isoform X2, which translates to MGEVGTNSPDSPSINIKMNGVNGTYDDEQMEIDDSQNDSQESSEISTKQSEASDISADVRDADVHVKPTLEPIHECNTQEECDDESGDKSESESKKDADDRCNSKAVPANGDSMPEKSMDITREDDGSTMDSELPSEDNDNASDEAPIEGRVVDENIDDIMEHEDDEDVDDEDDVTVDEKNPLEDSDAAEKENQVTNGGGSIDEEVEHVPIVDEVHAISDSDDDDEEQDNRQRKDNDSPMEVDGKSNGHNSKADDDKPVSIHSDSDDDQQDKGTKNGIGPTEQSSDNEDCVVIEDDNKKDDETGPRRSSRARKSILNVRDFASFDDVEEVNQDPLSQSVAKKPKIAAPPSLGITIQDARSLAPDPLSTIGTSFQQQFIQAQGNTNAKKEPTLVIIDTNQIMARGGVQQAAATAAAVQSLQSQNFSVHPVGVPAQGVYPTNSRASITPIVQKSPPKPTTAPLLLPALTDDMFVLEAPSFIVPYIYEKPPSDNLRDIIDKVGKELAEQRKREEEAEEKEAKDNEVKVKDESAVDAVSNADDTSAATTTEDKKKKKKRVKKSGDESWDESESESTDDELSDDETQRTKVLIKAVDEDLESIKTHIITPDAVKDAAPPATGVKKDNYFESPLGKFFMDIGINLVQEHVQTDLLRQQKKKLTRSGEAAPPSVQMAINSLKKNLELSKVKNEMFKFETKRCEYCSFKSESALAMAHHYETPHMNQHMYRCNFCTFETRPPYDILFHMEAVHNIKARLEKAISYHQCPNCPFEDNGRSKLARHSMVCVKKFIPEENLKPQLDWEPPAKIPRIKPRHGLVGTATAYQAMAAQAQRAASGAAMQRQNAVNAAMMRGRGRPQTVTKPSPAGNVLRTNQQPLRPQIPGMVLPNNFQLGAAGQYIQQPGPKSSKQQQPSISITPLPRQPASALSSFQLQAAAAQLAKPSATTGIKPGQSSSGGGKASFVICEICDGYIKDLDQLRNHMQWMHKVKIHPKMIYNRPPLNCQKCQFRFFTDQGLERHLLGSHGLVTSSMQEAANKGKDAGRCPVCGRMYQWKLLNHVSRDHNMTLKPAHLSYKCTVCTATFGMYKQFENHVYSAHSTVAKKAMDNKKAPGPGSSKSGDSLLKPLKINDEITIIPQPASRHSQKNMDIESHVID; encoded by the exons ATGGGCGAAGTAGGAACAAATTCACCCGACAGTCCAAGTATTAACATCAAAATGAACGGTGTCAATGGAACATACGACGACGAACAAATGGAAATTGATGATTCACAAAATGATTCCCAGGAATCGAGTGAAATATCCACAAAACAATCCGAAGCTAGTGACATTTCAGCGGATGTACGGGACGCTGATGTGCATGTAAAGCCAACATTAGAACCGATACATGAATGTAACACACAAGAGGAATGCGACGATGAGTCCGGTGATAAAAGTGAATCTGAAAGTAAGAAAGATGCGGATGACAGATGCAATTCGAAAGCCGTACCGGCGAATGGCGACAGTATGCCGGAGAAGTCAATGGATATAACACGTGAAGATGACGGTAGCACTATGGACTCTGAACTTCCATCCGAAGACAATGATAACGCGTCCGATGAGGCTCCGATCGAGGGAAGAGTGGTCGATGAGAACATTGACGACATAATGGAGCACGAAGACGACGAGGATGTTGATGACGAGGACGATGTTACCGTAGATGAAAAGAATCCATTGGAAGATTCGGATGCAGCCGAAAAAGAGAATCAGGTAACGAATGGTGGCGGTAGTATTGATGAAGAAGTCGAACATGTCCCCATTGTCGATGAAGTGCACGCGATATCCGATtccgatgatgatgatgaggaACAAGACAACCGGCAGCGAAAAGATAATGATTCGCCGATGGAAGTGGATGGAAAGTCAAACGGTCATAACAGTAAGGCCGACGACGACAAGCCTGTGAGCATTCATTCGGATTCGGACGACGATCAACAAGATAAGGGCACGAAGAACGGCATCGGCCCAACAGAACAATCCAGCGACAATGAAGACTGTGTGGTCATCGAAGATGACAACAAAAAGGATGATGAAACCGGACCACGTCGAAGTTCGAGAGCACGCAAAAGTATACTGAACGTTCGCGACTTTGCTTCGTTCGATGATGTGGAGGAGGTGAATCAAGATCCATTGTCACAAAGTGTTGCCAAGAAACCGAAAATTGCAGCACCACCATCACTGGGCATAACGATCCAGGATGCCAGAAGTCTGGCACCAGATCCCCTCAGTACAATCGGTACATCGTTTCAGCAGCAATTTATCCAAGCTCAAGGCAACACCAACGCCAAAAAGGAACCGACATTGGTTATTATCGACACAAATCAAATTATGGCTAGAGGAGGTGTGCAGCAGGCAGCAGCAACAGCAGCTGCTGTACAATCGCTTCAGTCACAAAACTTCTCCGTTCATCCCGTTGGTGTGCCAGCTCAAGGAGTCTATCCAACAAATTCGCGTGCCTCAATCACACCGATCGTACAAAAAAGTCCTCCGAAACCAACAACCGCTCCTTTACTGCTACCAGCTCTGACCGACGATATGTTTGTGCTGGAAGCACCATCGTTCATAGTTCCCTACATATACGAAAAGCCACCTAGTGATAATCTGAGAGATATTATCGACAAGGTCGGAAAAGAATTGGCTGAACAAAGAAAACGGGAAGAAGAGGCTGAGGAGAAAGAAGCCAAAgacaatgaagtaaaagtcAAGGATGAATCGGCCGTGGACGCCGTTTCGAATGCTGACGACACCAGTGCAGCAACGACTACAGAAgacaagaaaaagaagaagaaacgcgTAAAAAAGAGCGGTGATGAGTCGTGGGACGAGTCGGAATCGGAATCGACCGACGATGAGCTGTCCGACGATGAGACCCAGCGAACAAAAGTGTTAATCAAAGCCGTTGATGAGGACTTGGAATCAATTAAGACACACATCATAACGCCAGATGCCGTCAAAGATGCCGCACCGCCTGCGACCGGCGTGAAAAAGGACAACTATTTCGAAAGTCCGTTGGGCAAATTCTTCATGGACATTGGCATCAATTTGGTTCAGGAGCATGTGCAAACGGATTTGCTGCGACAGCAAAAGAAGAAATTGACACGTAGCGGCGAGGCAGCACCACCAAGCGTACAAATGGCAAtaaattcgttgaaaaagAATTTGGAATTGAGCaaagtgaaaaatgaaatgttcaaATTCGAAACGAAACGTTGCGAATATTGTAGCTTTAAATCCGAATCGGCTCTGGCGATGGCTCATCATTACGAAACGCCTCACATGAACCAGCACATGTACCGGTGTAACTTTTGTACATTTGAAACGCGGCCACCATACGACATTCTATTTCACATGGAGGCGGTGCACAATATCAAGGCTAGGCTAGAAAAGGCAATTTCTTATCATCAATGTCCCAATTGTCCGTTCGAAGACAATGGACGCTCGAAGTTGGCCCGACATTCAATGGTTTGTGTGAAAAAATTCATACCCGAAGAGAATCTGAAGCCACAGCTGGATTGGGAACCGCCTGCGAAAATTCCACGCATAAAGCCAAGACACGGACTGGTTGGCACAGCCACGGCTTATCAG GCGATGGCTGCGCAAGCACAACGAGCAGCTAGTGGTGCTGCAATGCAACGTCAAAATGCCGTCAATGCAGCTATGATGCGTGGCCGTGGACGACCACAAACTGTTACTAAACCATCGCCAGCTGGGAATGTGCTCAGAACTAATCAACAACCGCTTCGACCGCAAATACCCGGTATGGTTTTGCCAAACAATTTCCAATTGGGTGCAGCTGGTCAGTACATTCAG CAACCCGGTCCCAAGTCGTCTAAGCAACAGCAGCCAAGCATATCAATAACACCGCTCCCAAGGCAACCAGCATCGGCCCTATCATCGTTTCAACTACAAGCAGCTGCTGCACAACTGGCCAAACCATCGGCAACCACTGGAATCAAACCCGGCCAATCGTCTTCTGGCGGTGGTAAGGCCTCATTCGTTATTTGTGAAATATGCGACGGATACATCAAGGATTTGGATCAACTGAGGAACCATATGCAATGGATGCACAAAGTTAAG ATTCACCCGAAAATGATATACAATCGCCCGCCACTCAATTGCCAGAAATGCCAATTTAGATTTTTCACCGATCAAGGCTTGGAAAGACATCTGCTTGGTTCGCACGGATTGGTCACTAGCTCAATGCAAGAAGCCGCTAATAAAGGAAAAGATGCCGGTCGCTGTCCTGTATGTGGCAGG ATGTATCAATGGAAACTTCTCAATCACGTGTCGCGCGACCACAATATGACGTTAAAACCTGCCCATCTATCGTACAAGTGTACCGTTTGTACCGCCACATTCGGTATGTACAAACAATTCGAAAATCACGTCTATTCGGCGCACAGTACCGTGGCAAAGAAGGCAATGGACAACAAAAAAGCACCCGGACCCGGCAGCAGTAAATCGGGCGATTCCTTGTTGAAGCCGCTAAAAATCAACGATGAGATTACAATTATTCCACAACCAGCATCCAGGCACTCACAGAAAAACATGGACATTGAGAGCCACGTTATTG ATTAA
- the LOC119084836 gene encoding uncharacterized protein LOC119084836 isoform X1, translating into MGEVGTNSPDSPSINIKMNGVNGTYDDEQMEIDDSQNDSQESSEISTKQSEASDISADVRDADVHVKPTLEPIHECNTQEECDDESGDKSESESKKDADDRCNSKAVPANGDSMPEKSMDITREDDGSTMDSELPSEDNDNASDEAPIEGRVVDENIDDIMEHEDDEDVDDEDDVTVDEKNPLEDSDAAEKENQVTNGGGSIDEEVEHVPIVDEVHAISDSDDDDEEQDNRQRKDNDSPMEVDGKSNGHNSKADDDKPVSIHSDSDDDQQDKGTKNGIGPTEQSSDNEDCVVIEDDNKKDDETGPRRSSRARKSILNVRDFASFDDVEEVNQDPLSQSVAKKPKIAAPPSLGITIQDARSLAPDPLSTIGTSFQQQFIQAQGNTNAKKEPTLVIIDTNQIMARGGVQQAAATAAAVQSLQSQNFSVHPVGVPAQGVYPTNSRASITPIVQKSPPKPTTAPLLLPALTDDMFVLEAPSFIVPYIYEKPPSDNLRDIIDKVGKELAEQRKREEEAEEKEAKDNEVKVKDESAVDAVSNADDTSAATTTEDKKKKKKRVKKSGDESWDESESESTDDELSDDETQRTKVLIKAVDEDLESIKTHIITPDAVKDAAPPATGVKKDNYFESPLGKFFMDIGINLVQEHVQTDLLRQQKKKLTRSGEAAPPSVQMAINSLKKNLELSKVKNEMFKFETKRCEYCSFKSESALAMAHHYETPHMNQHMYRCNFCTFETRPPYDILFHMEAVHNIKARLEKAISYHQCPNCPFEDNGRSKLARHSMVCVKKFIPEENLKPQLDWEPPAKIPRIKPRHGLVGTATAYQAMAAQAQRAASGAAMQRQNAVNAAMMRGRGRPQTVTKPSPAGNVLRTNQQPLRPQIPGMVLPNNFQLGAAGQYIQISGAGVAMVPNALNAYINQQPGPKSSKQQQPSISITPLPRQPASALSSFQLQAAAAQLAKPSATTGIKPGQSSSGGGKASFVICEICDGYIKDLDQLRNHMQWMHKVKIHPKMIYNRPPLNCQKCQFRFFTDQGLERHLLGSHGLVTSSMQEAANKGKDAGRCPVCGRMYQWKLLNHVSRDHNMTLKPAHLSYKCTVCTATFGMYKQFENHVYSAHSTVAKKAMDNKKAPGPGSSKSGDSLLKPLKINDEITIIPQPASRHSQKNMDIESHVID; encoded by the exons ATGGGCGAAGTAGGAACAAATTCACCCGACAGTCCAAGTATTAACATCAAAATGAACGGTGTCAATGGAACATACGACGACGAACAAATGGAAATTGATGATTCACAAAATGATTCCCAGGAATCGAGTGAAATATCCACAAAACAATCCGAAGCTAGTGACATTTCAGCGGATGTACGGGACGCTGATGTGCATGTAAAGCCAACATTAGAACCGATACATGAATGTAACACACAAGAGGAATGCGACGATGAGTCCGGTGATAAAAGTGAATCTGAAAGTAAGAAAGATGCGGATGACAGATGCAATTCGAAAGCCGTACCGGCGAATGGCGACAGTATGCCGGAGAAGTCAATGGATATAACACGTGAAGATGACGGTAGCACTATGGACTCTGAACTTCCATCCGAAGACAATGATAACGCGTCCGATGAGGCTCCGATCGAGGGAAGAGTGGTCGATGAGAACATTGACGACATAATGGAGCACGAAGACGACGAGGATGTTGATGACGAGGACGATGTTACCGTAGATGAAAAGAATCCATTGGAAGATTCGGATGCAGCCGAAAAAGAGAATCAGGTAACGAATGGTGGCGGTAGTATTGATGAAGAAGTCGAACATGTCCCCATTGTCGATGAAGTGCACGCGATATCCGATtccgatgatgatgatgaggaACAAGACAACCGGCAGCGAAAAGATAATGATTCGCCGATGGAAGTGGATGGAAAGTCAAACGGTCATAACAGTAAGGCCGACGACGACAAGCCTGTGAGCATTCATTCGGATTCGGACGACGATCAACAAGATAAGGGCACGAAGAACGGCATCGGCCCAACAGAACAATCCAGCGACAATGAAGACTGTGTGGTCATCGAAGATGACAACAAAAAGGATGATGAAACCGGACCACGTCGAAGTTCGAGAGCACGCAAAAGTATACTGAACGTTCGCGACTTTGCTTCGTTCGATGATGTGGAGGAGGTGAATCAAGATCCATTGTCACAAAGTGTTGCCAAGAAACCGAAAATTGCAGCACCACCATCACTGGGCATAACGATCCAGGATGCCAGAAGTCTGGCACCAGATCCCCTCAGTACAATCGGTACATCGTTTCAGCAGCAATTTATCCAAGCTCAAGGCAACACCAACGCCAAAAAGGAACCGACATTGGTTATTATCGACACAAATCAAATTATGGCTAGAGGAGGTGTGCAGCAGGCAGCAGCAACAGCAGCTGCTGTACAATCGCTTCAGTCACAAAACTTCTCCGTTCATCCCGTTGGTGTGCCAGCTCAAGGAGTCTATCCAACAAATTCGCGTGCCTCAATCACACCGATCGTACAAAAAAGTCCTCCGAAACCAACAACCGCTCCTTTACTGCTACCAGCTCTGACCGACGATATGTTTGTGCTGGAAGCACCATCGTTCATAGTTCCCTACATATACGAAAAGCCACCTAGTGATAATCTGAGAGATATTATCGACAAGGTCGGAAAAGAATTGGCTGAACAAAGAAAACGGGAAGAAGAGGCTGAGGAGAAAGAAGCCAAAgacaatgaagtaaaagtcAAGGATGAATCGGCCGTGGACGCCGTTTCGAATGCTGACGACACCAGTGCAGCAACGACTACAGAAgacaagaaaaagaagaagaaacgcgTAAAAAAGAGCGGTGATGAGTCGTGGGACGAGTCGGAATCGGAATCGACCGACGATGAGCTGTCCGACGATGAGACCCAGCGAACAAAAGTGTTAATCAAAGCCGTTGATGAGGACTTGGAATCAATTAAGACACACATCATAACGCCAGATGCCGTCAAAGATGCCGCACCGCCTGCGACCGGCGTGAAAAAGGACAACTATTTCGAAAGTCCGTTGGGCAAATTCTTCATGGACATTGGCATCAATTTGGTTCAGGAGCATGTGCAAACGGATTTGCTGCGACAGCAAAAGAAGAAATTGACACGTAGCGGCGAGGCAGCACCACCAAGCGTACAAATGGCAAtaaattcgttgaaaaagAATTTGGAATTGAGCaaagtgaaaaatgaaatgttcaaATTCGAAACGAAACGTTGCGAATATTGTAGCTTTAAATCCGAATCGGCTCTGGCGATGGCTCATCATTACGAAACGCCTCACATGAACCAGCACATGTACCGGTGTAACTTTTGTACATTTGAAACGCGGCCACCATACGACATTCTATTTCACATGGAGGCGGTGCACAATATCAAGGCTAGGCTAGAAAAGGCAATTTCTTATCATCAATGTCCCAATTGTCCGTTCGAAGACAATGGACGCTCGAAGTTGGCCCGACATTCAATGGTTTGTGTGAAAAAATTCATACCCGAAGAGAATCTGAAGCCACAGCTGGATTGGGAACCGCCTGCGAAAATTCCACGCATAAAGCCAAGACACGGACTGGTTGGCACAGCCACGGCTTATCAG GCGATGGCTGCGCAAGCACAACGAGCAGCTAGTGGTGCTGCAATGCAACGTCAAAATGCCGTCAATGCAGCTATGATGCGTGGCCGTGGACGACCACAAACTGTTACTAAACCATCGCCAGCTGGGAATGTGCTCAGAACTAATCAACAACCGCTTCGACCGCAAATACCCGGTATGGTTTTGCCAAACAATTTCCAATTGGGTGCAGCTGGTCAGTACATTCAG ATTTCAGGAGCAGGTGTGGCAATGGTGCCAAATGCTCTCAATGCTTACATCAACCAG CAACCCGGTCCCAAGTCGTCTAAGCAACAGCAGCCAAGCATATCAATAACACCGCTCCCAAGGCAACCAGCATCGGCCCTATCATCGTTTCAACTACAAGCAGCTGCTGCACAACTGGCCAAACCATCGGCAACCACTGGAATCAAACCCGGCCAATCGTCTTCTGGCGGTGGTAAGGCCTCATTCGTTATTTGTGAAATATGCGACGGATACATCAAGGATTTGGATCAACTGAGGAACCATATGCAATGGATGCACAAAGTTAAG ATTCACCCGAAAATGATATACAATCGCCCGCCACTCAATTGCCAGAAATGCCAATTTAGATTTTTCACCGATCAAGGCTTGGAAAGACATCTGCTTGGTTCGCACGGATTGGTCACTAGCTCAATGCAAGAAGCCGCTAATAAAGGAAAAGATGCCGGTCGCTGTCCTGTATGTGGCAGG ATGTATCAATGGAAACTTCTCAATCACGTGTCGCGCGACCACAATATGACGTTAAAACCTGCCCATCTATCGTACAAGTGTACCGTTTGTACCGCCACATTCGGTATGTACAAACAATTCGAAAATCACGTCTATTCGGCGCACAGTACCGTGGCAAAGAAGGCAATGGACAACAAAAAAGCACCCGGACCCGGCAGCAGTAAATCGGGCGATTCCTTGTTGAAGCCGCTAAAAATCAACGATGAGATTACAATTATTCCACAACCAGCATCCAGGCACTCACAGAAAAACATGGACATTGAGAGCCACGTTATTG ATTAA
- the LOC119084903 gene encoding uncharacterized protein LOC119084903, which yields MGFIHGESYIITSAFDGCVFDVKKKRRNNGAKVLSWNWSGESHQIWTASSESGGFRLQASHVTDNLKVLDQEHGSSRLIIFDFQGGDNQLWNAFPVAHNPGAFFIQNVRSGLTIRNNGRGNNLECTAFNEHDPNSHWRLTPLSSL from the exons ATGG GTTTTATTCATGGAGAAAGTTACATAATCACAAGCGCTTTTGATGGATGC GTTTTTGATGTGAAGAAGAAACGGAGAAATAATGGTGCCAAAGTTCTCTCTTGGAATTGGAGTGGCGAATCCCATCAAATCTGGACAGCTAGCAGCGAAA GTGGAGGATTCCGCCTACAGGCATCTCACGTCACTGACAATCTGAAAGTGTTGGATCAGGAACATGGATCCAGTAGGCTCATCATTTTT GATTTCCAAGGCGGTGATAACCAACTATGGAACGCATTCCCTGTAGCCCATAATCCTGGtgcatttttcatacaaaatgtacGAAGCGGTCTCACTATTCGTAATAACGG TCGCGGAAATAATTTGGAATGTACCGCCTTTAATGAACACGATCCCAACTCTCACTGGAGACTAACGCCGCTATCTTCTTTGTGA